The Stratiformator vulcanicus genome has a segment encoding these proteins:
- a CDS encoding zinc ribbon domain-containing protein, translated as MSETGSALRRLHQILTAMHRIRSEIDRGPRLVRVKKKLATEKAAQIDELKGKLTDARKFADQKQLQLRSNEDKILALKGKLNEASSNREFDAVKSQMEADQMANSVLEDEILETLERVDLLGESISRVEGEKQEAEEEVKKFEAEVKAKQGDLESELAQLALELTEAEKIIPDKLRVDYRRLIETHGATSLAPVENKACTTCSTMVSPQIAIDLNVGKFVFCRSCGRLLYNPES; from the coding sequence ATGAGTGAGACAGGCAGCGCGCTACGGCGGTTGCATCAGATTTTGACAGCAATGCACCGCATTCGGAGCGAGATCGATCGCGGCCCGAGACTCGTTCGCGTTAAGAAAAAGCTGGCGACGGAGAAAGCGGCTCAGATCGATGAACTCAAGGGCAAACTGACCGACGCTCGCAAGTTTGCCGATCAGAAACAGTTGCAGCTTCGATCGAACGAGGACAAGATTCTCGCGCTGAAAGGGAAGCTGAACGAGGCTTCGAGCAATCGCGAGTTTGACGCGGTCAAGTCGCAGATGGAGGCCGACCAAATGGCCAACAGCGTCCTCGAAGACGAGATACTTGAAACTCTCGAGCGGGTTGACCTGCTGGGAGAAAGCATCAGCCGCGTCGAGGGCGAGAAGCAAGAGGCGGAAGAAGAGGTCAAGAAATTTGAAGCGGAAGTGAAGGCGAAGCAGGGGGACCTGGAGAGCGAGCTGGCCCAATTAGCGCTTGAATTGACCGAGGCGGAGAAAATCATTCCGGACAAGCTGCGCGTCGACTACCGTCGCTTGATCGAGACGCACGGAGCGACGTCGCTGGCACCGGTCGAAAACAAAGCCTGCACCACCTGTTCCACGATGGTTTCGCCGCAAATCGCGATAGATCTCAACGTCGGGAAATTTGTGTTCTGCCGCTCCTGCGGGCGATTGCTTTACAATCCAGAAAGTTGA
- a CDS encoding CpsB/CapC family capsule biosynthesis tyrosine phosphatase yields MFLDIHSHMLPGVDDGCVNLSESIRCVRTLMDHGFGGTVCTSHMCVAELPTITPSFVHEQATLLRQALRREGLDYQIFTGGEVRLQPLTVSWFQQHGVPSLGDGRCVLVDTWSHWEDYCDEAIDYLEDNGYQPILAHPERMPIDEAEWHRLIDDLSERGVWLQGNLKPIGGRDMPGLQERALRLLDEGRYKVIALDMHRPKGLAERLVGLDVIRDRFGEDLLSKLLADAPAEIIAPAAESHR; encoded by the coding sequence ATGTTCCTCGACATTCACTCCCACATGCTGCCCGGTGTCGACGACGGCTGTGTCAATCTGTCTGAGTCGATCAGGTGTGTTCGGACATTGATGGACCACGGGTTCGGCGGGACGGTCTGCACGTCTCACATGTGCGTGGCCGAACTTCCCACGATCACACCATCGTTCGTGCATGAGCAGGCCACGTTGTTGCGGCAGGCGCTGCGGCGGGAGGGCCTCGACTATCAAATTTTCACCGGCGGTGAGGTCCGTCTGCAGCCGTTGACGGTCAGTTGGTTTCAGCAGCACGGCGTGCCGTCATTGGGAGATGGCCGCTGCGTACTCGTCGATACGTGGTCGCACTGGGAAGACTATTGCGATGAAGCGATCGACTATTTGGAAGACAATGGCTACCAACCGATCCTGGCCCACCCTGAGCGCATGCCGATCGATGAAGCCGAATGGCATCGGTTGATCGACGATCTGAGCGAGCGTGGCGTTTGGCTGCAGGGGAACCTGAAACCGATCGGCGGCCGAGATATGCCGGGACTGCAGGAGCGGGCCCTCAGATTGCTCGACGAGGGACGCTATAAGGTCATCGCGCTCGACATGCACCGGCCCAAAGGGCTGGCGGAACGACTGGTCGGACTTGATGTGATCCGCGATCGCTTCGGCGAAGATCTCTTAAGCAAGCTACTTGCCGATGCCCCCGCTGAGATCATCGCACCGGCGGCAGAAAGTCATCGCTGA
- the map gene encoding type I methionyl aminopeptidase, translating to MTQQLAPPAGAPIYSGVEIEKLRTACQFNAELLDHLRGYVLPGISTEELDEIAYDYTVDHGHKPACLGYQGYPKTICTSINDVVCHGIPNEQDVLKDGDIVNIDATTIVDGWYGDSSETFLVGECAKSSHRLVQAAFDAMHVGIRAARPYGTIFDIGRAIYLFAKYRGYSVVREYQGHGLGTEFHQEPGIPHYPHPSGAKEILRPGMVFTIEPMLNQGRWETRKSGNHEWCIRTTDRKLSAQFEHTVVITEEGAEILTQSPFGPKPGYRF from the coding sequence ATGACGCAGCAATTGGCGCCCCCCGCCGGAGCCCCGATCTATTCCGGGGTGGAAATCGAAAAGCTCCGCACCGCGTGCCAGTTCAATGCCGAACTGCTCGATCATCTCCGCGGGTACGTGCTGCCAGGGATTTCGACCGAAGAACTCGACGAGATCGCCTACGACTACACCGTCGACCATGGTCACAAGCCGGCCTGTCTGGGATATCAGGGATACCCGAAGACGATCTGCACCAGCATCAATGACGTCGTTTGCCACGGGATTCCGAACGAGCAAGACGTTCTCAAAGATGGTGACATCGTCAACATCGACGCCACGACGATTGTCGACGGTTGGTACGGCGACAGCAGCGAGACCTTTCTCGTCGGCGAGTGTGCGAAGTCGTCACACCGTCTCGTGCAGGCGGCGTTTGATGCGATGCATGTCGGCATCAGGGCGGCGCGACCGTACGGGACGATCTTCGACATCGGTCGCGCGATATACCTGTTCGCGAAATATCGCGGCTACAGCGTCGTTCGTGAGTACCAAGGCCACGGCCTTGGGACCGAATTCCATCAGGAACCGGGAATCCCGCATTATCCGCATCCGTCCGGAGCCAAAGAAATCCTGCGACCCGGCATGGTCTTCACCATCGAGCCGATGCTCAATCAAGGCCGGTGGGAGACTCGCAAATCGGGCAATCACGAATGGTGCATCCGGACGACCGATCGCAAACTCTCGGCCCAGTTTGAGCACACCGTGGTCATCACCGAAGAAGGGGCCGAAATCCTGACGCAGTCTCCCTTTGGTCCGAAACCGGGATATCGGTTTTGA